A single Candidatus Obscuribacterales bacterium DNA region contains:
- a CDS encoding ABC transporter ATP-binding protein, translated as MSQDFLQIQNLRVAYPPSSRAQHRQASTEDWAVNDVSLSIAAGQRLGLVGESGCGKSTLGRAVLQLLPPQSQVDGQVLFQGQSVFDLSPPALRRFRGEAIALIFQDPMTRLNPLMTVGWHCMETLRAHRPHLSPRQLREKTVEALETVNIPANRWMQYPHEFSGGMRQRVAIALALLLEPKMIVADEPTTSLDVTVSAQILTELTRLCDQRQMGLLLISHDLALVGEYCDRLAVMYEGKLVEMGEVDTVLTSPQHPYTRSLLQAARLLQASEGAIASQEPAKEPILKLRHLKQHFTLEDNPLARLLTRSPRRTIKAVDGVDLDVYPGEILGLVGESGCGKSTLSRTILHLLRPTSGTVEFLGQDLTQMDRQRLRQQRRQMQMIFQDPHACLNPMMTIGQSITDPLLVHRLADATEAKRRVYAMLERVGLDPKEYYLRYPSDLSGGQQQRVAIARALITQPKLLICDEPVSMLDASVQAQVLDLMLDLKRDFDLTYLFITHDLWVARFLCDRIAVMNAGKIVELGATADLFAHPQHPYTQTLLSAAPLLARGDG; from the coding sequence ATGAGCCAGGATTTTCTCCAGATTCAAAACCTACGGGTTGCCTATCCACCGTCCTCCCGCGCCCAGCACCGTCAAGCTTCGACTGAGGACTGGGCCGTCAATGACGTGTCGTTGTCCATCGCGGCTGGGCAACGGCTGGGGCTGGTGGGAGAATCCGGCTGTGGAAAATCTACCCTGGGGCGGGCGGTGCTGCAACTGCTGCCGCCCCAGAGCCAGGTGGATGGCCAAGTGCTGTTTCAGGGGCAGTCGGTGTTTGATCTATCGCCCCCGGCCCTGCGCAGGTTTCGGGGGGAAGCGATCGCCCTGATTTTCCAAGATCCCATGACCCGGCTGAATCCGCTGATGACCGTGGGGTGGCACTGTATGGAAACCCTGCGCGCCCATCGCCCCCACCTCAGCCCACGGCAACTGCGGGAAAAAACGGTGGAAGCGCTGGAAACGGTCAATATTCCTGCCAACCGCTGGATGCAATATCCCCATGAGTTTAGCGGCGGTATGCGGCAGCGGGTAGCCATTGCCCTAGCCCTGCTGCTCGAACCCAAAATGATTGTGGCCGATGAACCCACCACGAGTCTGGACGTCACCGTTTCTGCCCAAATTCTCACCGAACTGACCCGCCTTTGCGACCAGCGCCAGATGGGGCTGCTGCTGATTTCCCATGACCTGGCTCTGGTGGGAGAATATTGCGATCGCCTAGCGGTGATGTATGAGGGCAAGCTGGTGGAGATGGGCGAGGTAGACACGGTGTTGACGAGTCCTCAGCATCCCTACACGCGATCGCTGCTCCAGGCCGCTCGGTTGCTCCAGGCCAGCGAAGGGGCGATCGCCTCCCAGGAGCCCGCGAAGGAACCGATTCTCAAGCTACGTCATCTCAAGCAGCACTTCACCCTCGAAGACAATCCCCTGGCTCGCCTGCTGACGCGATCGCCCCGCCGCACCATTAAGGCCGTAGATGGGGTGGATTTGGATGTGTATCCAGGGGAAATCCTAGGGCTGGTGGGTGAGTCGGGCTGCGGCAAAAGCACCCTTTCTCGCACCATTCTGCACCTGCTGCGTCCCACCAGCGGCACCGTCGAATTCCTCGGGCAAGACCTCACCCAGATGGATCGGCAGCGCCTGCGCCAGCAGCGTCGCCAGATGCAGATGATTTTCCAAGATCCCCATGCCTGCCTCAATCCCATGATGACCATTGGGCAGAGCATTACTGATCCGCTTCTGGTACATCGGTTGGCCGATGCGACGGAAGCCAAGCGCCGGGTCTATGCCATGTTAGAGCGGGTGGGTTTAGATCCCAAGGAATATTACCTGCGCTATCCCAGCGATCTCTCCGGCGGCCAGCAGCAGCGGGTGGCGATCGCCCGGGCCTTGATCACCCAGCCCAAGCTGCTGATTTGCGACGAGCCGGTGAGTATGCTGGATGCCAGTGTCCAGGCCCAGGTGCTGGATCTGATGCTTGACCTGAAGCGCGACTTTGACCTCACCTACCTATTTATCACCCACGATCTCTGGGTAGCCCGTTTCCTCTGCGATCGTATTGCCGTGATGAATGCTGGCAAGATCGTAGAACTAGGGGCAACGGCCGACCTCTTTGCCCATCCCCAACATCCCTACACCCAAACTCTCCTGAGTGCAGCGCCCCTGCTGGCTCGCGGTGATGGATAG